A window of the Zeugodacus cucurbitae isolate PBARC_wt_2022May chromosome 4, idZeuCucr1.2, whole genome shotgun sequence genome harbors these coding sequences:
- the LOC105217178 gene encoding exosome complex component MTR3, with amino-acid sequence MPPPSASRKFMYPEESVPYSIYIKQEHPDELFVKLDKPSKLQLEERPTFLKVGALATVKGSAYMEYGKTKVMASIEPPRELSKQTKKIGTLGLVTCTLKYAPFAVKDPACIPRKETSMALALKKALEPVICRHEFPYFQLEIKVIILDDDGCALSTAINCCGAALVDAGIATYDLITASTVCKYKDVEFVNPNAIIEQLVSTITDAESDEEHGIVVTASLAAVDQITECFQKGYLKPETLQQLTDHTLVINERILETVRFVLFNKVKTQLEKEKATREIIEHINIVTDSTVPE; translated from the exons ATGCCACCTCCGTCAGCTAGTCGAAAATTCATGTATCCTGAGGAATCAGTGCCctattcaatatatattaaacaAGAACATCCTGATgaattatttgttaaacttgATAAGCCAAGCAAATTACAATTAGAGGAGCGACCAACAT TCTTAAAAGTGGGCGCACTCGCAACAGTCAAAGGTTCCGCCTATATGGAATATGGAAAAACGAAAGTAATGGCATCGATTGAACCACCACGTGAATTGAGCAAACAGACTAAGAAAAT TGGCACATTGGGTTTAGTTACGTGTACATTAAAGTATGCGCCTTTTGCCGTGAAAGATCCTGCATGTATACCGAGAAAAGAGACGTCTATGGCATTGGCCTTAAAAAAAGCTTTAGAACCTGTCATTTGTCGACATGAGTTTCCCTATTTTCAACtagaaataaaagtaataatattggACGATGATGGCTGCGCGTTGAGTACAGCTATTAATTGCTGTGGTGCCGCTTTGGTAGATGCCGGTATTGCTACATATGACTTAATAACAGCATCGACAGTTTGTAAATATAAGGATGTGGAATTCGTAAATCCAAATG ccATTATCGAACAATTAGTTTCAACAATAACCGATGCTGAAAGCGATGAAGAGCATGGCATCGTTGTTACCGCCAGTTTGGCCGCAGTTGACCAAATAACTGAATGCTTTCAAAAAGGATATTTAAAGCCGGAAACGCTGCAACAACTAACGGATCATACATTGGTCATTAATGAACGTATATTGGAGACTGTGCGATTTGTGTTATTTAACAAAGTCAAAACACAGTTGGAAAAAGAGAAAGCAACAAGGGAAATAATTGAGCATATCAATATTGTGACTGATAGTACAGTGCCGGAGTAA
- the LOC105217199 gene encoding 26S proteasome non-ATPase regulatory subunit 2 — protein MVAPKKDEKTSAEVKKDQVKETPEKEANKDAKDEGKEQELSDEDQQLQDELEMLVNRLQEADKALYLPALEMLAKLIRASTTSMTSVPKPLKFMRPHYETMKTIYKQMPDQETRQLCADIISVLSMTMGSGKDCLAYRFLCDRSQKIGDWGHEYVRHLSGEIASHYLDTSGEFQAQLIELVKQIIPYNMEHNAEADACDLLIEIDHLHLLQDYVDESAYPRVCLYLQSCYPYVPEPDNTIILETALQLARKFNQHTQALRLALMLNDMDKISEIFKEPKDAAVQKQLAFMLARQQVCLELDESVPDYDDLMEIMSNTNLNKHFLNLARELDIMEAKTPEDIYKSHLDNARTRFASIQVDSAKQNLAASFVNGFVNAGFGVDKLLSEDGNKWLYKNKEHGMLSATASLGLILLWDVDGGLTMIDKYLYSTDDYIKSGALLACGIVNCGIRNEVDPAHALLSDYIDNQNTSMRIGAILGLGIAYAGSNRSIVIDTLKTVFVSNGKNGSNVEIMGIAALSLGLISVGSCNAEITEILLQTIMGLSKSDLKDTYSRFLWLGLGLLYLGRQKATEAVMLTLEVLDEPYRSMATTMVDICAYAGTGNVLKIQQLLHICSDHYESANGDGADEKGKKDKNKEKDKAEKEKEKEKDLSATQAIAVLGIALIAMGEDIGAEMAFRSFGNLLRYCEPCVRRAVPLALGLISASNPKLNILDTLSKFSHDSDAEVAHNAIFAMGLIGAGTNNARLASMLRQLAQYHSKDPSNLFMVRIAQSLTHLGKGTLTLSPYHSDRQLMNPMAVAGLMATLVSLLDVKTLILGRSHYLLYTLVPAMQARMLITFDEELNQLQVPVRVGIAIDVVGQAGKPKTITGFQTHTTPVLLAMGERAELATDEYISLTPVMEGFVILKKNPNFVK, from the exons ATGGTTGCTCCCAAGAAAGATGAAAAAACTTCCGCTGAGGTGAAGAAAGACCAAGTGAAGGAGACACCGGAAAAAGAAGCAAATAAAGATGCTAAAGACGAAGGTAAGGAGCAGGAGCTTTCCGATGAGGATCAACAGCTGCAAGATGAACTTGAAATGCTGGTTAATCGCCTACAAGAGGCCGATAAGGCATTGTATTTACCAGCATTGGAAATGTTGGCAAAACTTATACGTGCATCTACTACATCTATGACTTCTGTACCGAAACCATTGAAGTTTATGCGTCCCCATTATGAGACTATGAAaacaatatacaaacaaatgccTGATCAGGAAACTCGGCAATTGTGCGCTGACATCATATCCGTGCTGTCAATGACAATGGGAAGTGGTAAGGATTGTTTGGCTTACCGTTTTCTTTGTGATCGTTCGCAGAAAATCGGTGATTGGGGTCACGAATATGTGCGCCATTTGTCTGGAGAAATAGCTTCGCACTATTTGGATACATCAGGAGAATTTCAGGCACAGCTAATCGAATTGGTGAAACAAATAATCCCATACAATATGGAACACAATGCCGAGGCTGATGCTTGCGATTTATTAATTGAGATCGAtcatttgcatttgttgcaaGATTATGTCGATGAATCCGCTTATCCACGCGTCTGTTTATACTTACAATCTTGCTATCCATATGTACCCGAACCGGATAATACTATAATTCTGGAAACAGCGCTACAGTTGGCACGTAAATTTAATCAACATACACAAGCGCTGCGTCTAGCATTGATGTTAAATGATATGGATAAAATTTCCGAAATATTCAAGGAACCTAAAGATGCAGCTGTGCAAAAACAGCTTGCTTTTATGTTAGCACGTCAGCAAGTATGCTTGGAATTAGATGAGTCGGTGCCGGATTATGATGATTTAATGGAAATCATGTCTAACACGAActtgaataaacattttttgaatttggCACGTGAACTTGATATAATGGAAGCCAAGACACCAGAAGACATTTACAAATCGCATTTGGATAATGCGCGCACTCGTTTCGCTTCAATAcag GTTGATTCGGCGAAACAGAATTTGGCTGCCAGTTTTGTGAATGGTTTTGTTAACGCTGGCTTTGGTGTGGACAAACTACTCTCTGAAGATGGCAATAAgtggttgtataaaaataaagagcATGGCATGCTTTCAGCAACTGCTTCCTTGGGACTCATTCTATTATGGGATGTTGATGGTGGCTTAACTATGATTGACAAATATCTGTATTCTACCGATGATTACATCAAATCCGGTGCTTTACTAGCCTGTGGTATTGTTAATTGTGGCATACGTAATGAGGTCGACCCGGCGCATGCGCTACTCTCCGATTATATTGACAACCAGAATACTTCAATGCGTATCGGCGCCATTTTGGGTCTGGGTATAGCATATGCCGGCTCTAATCGTTCCATTGTCATAGACACACTAAAAACAGTATTTGTGTCTAATGGTAAAAATGGATCCAATGTGGAAATCATGGGTATAGCTGCACTATCGTTGGGCTTAATATCAGTGGGTTCCTGCAATGCAGAAATCACGGAAATCTTACTACAAACCATCATGGGTCTCTCTAAGTCTGATCTCAAAGACACCTACTCACGTTTCTTGTGGTTAGGCTTGGGGCTATTGTATTTGGGACGCCAGAAAGCCACCGAAGCCGTTATGCTCACCTTAGAGGTACTTGATGAACCATATCGTTCAATGGCCACAACTATGGTGGACATTTGTGCCTACGCAGGCACtggaaatgttttgaaaatacaGCAGTTGTTGCATATTTGCTCCGATCATTACGAATCTGCTAACGGTGATGGTGCCGATGAAAAGGGCAAGAAGGATAAAAATAAGGAAAAG gatAAGGCCGAAAAAGAGAAGGAAAAGGAGAAAGATCTATCCGCAACGCAAGCTATCGCTGTATTAGGTATTGCATTAATTGCTATGGGTGAAGACATTGGTGCCGAGATGGCTTTCCGCTCATTCGGTAATTTACTACGCTATTGCGAGCCCTGTGTTCGTCGTGCAGTGCCCCTAGCTCTGGGTCTAATCTCTGCGTCCAAtccaaaattgaatattttggaTACGTTAAGTAAATTCTCGCACGACAGTGATGCCGAAGTTGCACATAATGCCATTTTTGCAATGGGTCTTATCGGTGCTGGCACGAACAATGCACGTTTAGCATCTATGTTGCGTCAATTGGCCCAATATCATTCAAAGGATCCCAGCAATTTGTTTATGGTACGAATTGCACAAAGTTTAACACATTTGGGTAAAGGCACATTGACACTCAGTCCTTACCATAGTGATCGGCAGTTGATGAATCCAATGGCTGTCGCCGGTCTGATGGCGACTTTAGTGTCTTTGCTAGATGTTAAAACCTTAATATTGGGTCGCTCACACTACCTACTGTACACGTTAGTGCCAGCCATGCAGGCACGCATGCTAATCACTTTTGATGAAGAACTGAATCAACTGCAAGTGCCGGTGCGTGTCGGCATTGCCATTGATGTGGTGGGACAAGCTGGTAAACCTAAAACCATTACCGGTTTCCAAACTCATACAACACCTGTACTGCTCGCGATGGGTGAACGCGCTGAATTGGCCACAGATGAGTACATTTCGCTTACACCCGTAATGGAAGGATTTGTCATATTGAAGAAAAACCCAAACTTTGTGAAgtaa
- the LOC105217225 gene encoding metaxin-2 isoform X3, translated as MSDEPWPEDAVLYQPYEAEQILLPEHASCLAVKAYLKMCQLPFEVRSCANAEYMSPGGRMTKLPFIRAGEFIMAEFEPIVNFIEHKGSAIGQWLDDDSKADMRTYVSLAENIFTMAELYISFINKTVYDKVTAPRNGCVFPWPLNLIQNYSKRRNTLRLLKVYQWNDMTIEDVIEKVEKCCETLTLKLEESPDTPFFYSDQPCELDAIAFGHLFAIITTDLPNMALAQTVRKFKRLVEFCQFIDGKYFQMRSL; from the coding sequence ATGAGCGATGAACCGTGGCCGGAAGACGCAGTACTTTATCAGCCGTACGAAGCGGAGCAGATTCTCTTGCCAGAACACGCTAGTTGCTTAGCTGTTAAAGCGTATCTCAAAATGTGTCAACTACCATTTGAAGTACGCTCATGTGcaaatgccgaatatatgtcaCCAGGTGGACGTATGACAAAGCTGCCATTTATACGTGCCGGAGAATTCATAATGGCTGAATTTGAACCGATCGTCAATTTTATTGAGCACAAGGGTTCCGCTATCGGACAGTGGTTGGACGATGACAGCAAAGCTGatatgcgtacatatgtatcatTGGCTGAAAACATTTTCACAATGGCCGAACTCTACATTAGCTTTatcaataaaactgtgtatgACAAAGTGACAGCACCACGGAACGGCTGTGTTTTTCCATGGCCACTTAATCTGATACAAAATTACTCGAAACGACGCAATACACTGCGTTTGCTGAAGGTGTATCAATGGAACGATATGACAATTGAAGATGTTATTGAAAAGGTGGAGAAATGTTGCGAGACATTAACCTTGAAACTCGAAGAATCACCCGACACACCGTTCTTTTACTCCGATCAACCATGCGAATTGGACGCTATTGCCTTTGGACATCTTTTTGCTATTATAACAACGGATTTGCCAAATATGGCACTTGCACAGACAGTGCGAAAATTCAAACGTTTGGTAGAGTTCTGCCAATTTATTGatggaaaatatttccaaatgagGTCTTTATAA
- the LOC105217186 gene encoding U4/U6 small nuclear ribonucleoprotein Prp3: MSYYTRKEIDELHTDIAALTKGVAVGGEEDRVISTIEHCLHNGYDRRRIAEKLEKILDAKQSSRLADKLQDKLDDFRRKSKKRNASDETGAEIPKKSRFDMKEKSNIAGASSTLTPLAAASVAAANITTAAATSPAVSTTGLNSTQIKLMMVNAQREIEERKRALNNLKAKDPILASVPQIGLPVALATQALAKKTVPEDSEKAKKIAELQAQIRAKLSNLIQPPQVQDRPKPLILDEDGRTIDKSGRAINIPTLTPTLKANIRAKKREVFNKSQVHADRHSQQEESLKFFDDRIAQKPTLRTKRSLRFHEPGKFQQLGERMRMKAQLEKLQNEISQIARKTGISSATKLALIAPKQDTPDDVPAMEWWDSVILTQDLNTLDDKAKISIRQSAITNLIEHPTQMKPPNEPLKPVYLPVFLTKKERKKLRRQNRREAWKEEQEKIRLGLVAPPEPKLRISNLMRVLGTEAVQDPTKIEAHVREQMAKRQKAHEDANNARKLTAEQKSEKKVRKIKEDTSCGVNVSVYRIRDLQDNASKKFKVETNAKQLHMTGTVVLFRDCCVVVVEGGPKQQKKYRRLMQHRIKWEEDLVKGPDGHEIPNTCVLVWEGTSQRRHFGEIKFKVFPMEKMAREFFQKHQVEHYWDLAYSGAVLEASADT; the protein is encoded by the exons ATGTCCTATTATACGCGTAAGGAGATCGATGAATTGCATACGGACATTGCTGCTTTGACAAAAGGAGTTGCTGTTGGTGGCGAAGAAGACCGTGTTATAAGTACAATCGAACACTGTTTACACAATGGATATGACCGCCGACGTATTGCGGAAAAATTGGAAAAGATCTTGGATGCAAAACAGAGCTCAAGGCTAGCTGATAAATTGCAGGATAAATTGGACGATTTTCGCCGAAAGAGTAAGAAGCGGAATGCTAGTGATGAAACTGGTGCAGAAATTCCTAAAAAATCTCGTTTCGATATGAAGGAGAAGAGCAATATTGCTGGCGCCTCTTCCACATTAACACCCTTAGCGGCAGCCTCAGTGGCTGCAGCGAATATAACAACTGCTGCTGCAACTTCACCGGCAGTATCCACAACTGGGTTGAATTCGACACAAATTAAACTCATGATGGTAAATGCTCAACGTGAAATAGAAGAAAGAAAACGTGCGCTCAATAATTTAAAAGCCAAAGATCCCATTTTAGCATCGGTTCCACAGATAGGATTACCAGTTGCACTGGCTACTCAAGCACTTGCTAAGAAAACGGTACCAGAAGATTCAGAGAAAGCCAAAAAGATAGCAGAATTACAGGCACAAATTCGTGCGAAGTTATCTAATCTAATTCAACCGCCACAAGTGCAAGATCGACCGAAACCTTTAATTTTGGATGAGGATGGTCGTACCATCGACAAAAGTGGTAGAGCCATCAACATACCAACACTTACACCAACATTGAAGGCCAACATACGAGCGAAAAAACGTGAGGTATTTAACAAAAGTCAAGTGCATGCGGATCGTCATTCGCAGCAAGAggaatctttaaaatttttcgacGACCGTATTGCACAAAAACCCACATTGCGTACAAAGCGTTCATTGCGCTTCCATGAACCGGGAAAATTTCAGCAATTGGGTGAAAGAATGCGCATGAAGGCACAATTGGAAAAACTACAAAATGAGATATCACAAATTGCACGCAAAACTGGCATAAGTTCTGCAACAAAATTGGCGCTCATTGCACCGAAACAAGACACACCCGACGACGTACCAGCAATGGAATGGTGGGATTCTGTAATTTTAACCCAAGACTTGAACACGTTGGATGATAAAGCGAAGATCAGCATTCGACAATCGGCAATCACAAATCTTATTGAACATCCAACTCAAATGAAACCGCCAA ATGAACCATTGAAACCAGTCTATTTACCTGTTTTTCTCACAAAGAAAGAACGCAAAAAGCTGCGTCGCCAAAATCGCCGCGAAGCTTGGAAAGAGGAACAAGAGAAAATACGTTTAGGTCTTGTTGCACCACCTGAACCAAAGTTACGAATTTCTAATTTAATGCGTGTGTTGGGTACAGAGGCTGTGCAAGATCCAACCAAAATTGAAGCACATGTACGCGAACAAATGGCTAAACGCCAAAAGGCACACGAGGATGCCAACAATGCACGAAAATTGACGGCAGAAcagaaaagtgaaaagaaagTGCGGAAAATCAAAGAAGATACTTCTTGTGGCGTCAATGTCAGTGTGTATCGCATTCGTGATTTGCAAGATAATGCAAGCAAGAAATTCAAAGTGGAAACCAATGCCAAACAACTGCATATGACTGGTACAGTGGTGCTCTTCCGCGATTGTTGTGTTGTAGTAGTTGAAGGTGGACCGAAGCAACAGAAGAAATACCGACGACTAATGCAGCATCGTATAAAGTGGGAAGAGGATTTGGTAAAAGGGCCTGATGGTCATGAAATACCCAACACATGTGTACTAGTTTGGGAAGGCACTAGTCAACGCAGACATTTTGGCGAGATTAAATTTAAGGTGTTTCCAATGGAGAAAATGGCACGAGAATTCTTTCAGAAACATCAAGTTGAACATTACTGGGATTTGGCATATTCGGGTGCAGTGTTGGAAGCATCTGCAGATACTTAA
- the LOC105217225 gene encoding metaxin-2 isoform X1, which translates to MQSSQYLSQLNAFEKMSDEPWPEDAVLYQPYEAEQILLPEHASCLAVKAYLKMCQLPFEVRSCANAEYMSPGGRMTKLPFIRAGEFIMAEFEPIVNFIEHKGSAIGQWLDDDSKADMRTYVSLAENIFTMAELYISFINKTVYDKVTAPRNGCVFPWPLNLIQNYSKRRNTLRLLKVYQWNDMTIEDVIEKVEKCCETLTLKLEESPDTPFFYSDQPCELDAIAFGHLFAIITTDLPNMALAQTVRKFKRLVEFCQFIDGKYFQMRSL; encoded by the coding sequence ATGCAGTCCTCACAGTACCTTAGTCAACTGAACGCCTTCGAAAAGATGAGCGATGAACCGTGGCCGGAAGACGCAGTACTTTATCAGCCGTACGAAGCGGAGCAGATTCTCTTGCCAGAACACGCTAGTTGCTTAGCTGTTAAAGCGTATCTCAAAATGTGTCAACTACCATTTGAAGTACGCTCATGTGcaaatgccgaatatatgtcaCCAGGTGGACGTATGACAAAGCTGCCATTTATACGTGCCGGAGAATTCATAATGGCTGAATTTGAACCGATCGTCAATTTTATTGAGCACAAGGGTTCCGCTATCGGACAGTGGTTGGACGATGACAGCAAAGCTGatatgcgtacatatgtatcatTGGCTGAAAACATTTTCACAATGGCCGAACTCTACATTAGCTTTatcaataaaactgtgtatgACAAAGTGACAGCACCACGGAACGGCTGTGTTTTTCCATGGCCACTTAATCTGATACAAAATTACTCGAAACGACGCAATACACTGCGTTTGCTGAAGGTGTATCAATGGAACGATATGACAATTGAAGATGTTATTGAAAAGGTGGAGAAATGTTGCGAGACATTAACCTTGAAACTCGAAGAATCACCCGACACACCGTTCTTTTACTCCGATCAACCATGCGAATTGGACGCTATTGCCTTTGGACATCTTTTTGCTATTATAACAACGGATTTGCCAAATATGGCACTTGCACAGACAGTGCGAAAATTCAAACGTTTGGTAGAGTTCTGCCAATTTATTGatggaaaatatttccaaatgagGTCTTTATAA
- the LOC105217225 gene encoding metaxin-2 isoform X2, with protein MQSSQYLSQLNAFEKMSDEPWPEDAVLYQPYEAEQILLPEHASCLAVKAYLKMCQLPFEVRSCANAEYMSPGGRMTKLPFIRAGEFIMAEFEPIVNFIEHKGSAIGQWLDDDSKADMRTYVSLAENIFTMAELYISFINKTVYDKVTAPRNGCVFPWPLNLIQNYSKRRNTLRLLKVYQWNDMTIEDVIEKVEKCCETLTLKLEESPDTPFFYSDQPCELDAIAFGHLFAIITTDLPNMALAQTVRKFKRLVEFCQFIDGKYFQMSK; from the exons ATGCAGTCCTCACAGTACCTTAGTCAACTGAACGCCTTCGAAAAGATGAGCGATGAACCGTGGCCGGAAGACGCAGTACTTTATCAGCCGTACGAAGCGGAGCAGATTCTCTTGCCAGAACACGCTAGTTGCTTAGCTGTTAAAGCGTATCTCAAAATGTGTCAACTACCATTTGAAGTACGCTCATGTGcaaatgccgaatatatgtcaCCAGGTGGACGTATGACAAAGCTGCCATTTATACGTGCCGGAGAATTCATAATGGCTGAATTTGAACCGATCGTCAATTTTATTGAGCACAAGGGTTCCGCTATCGGACAGTGGTTGGACGATGACAGCAAAGCTGatatgcgtacatatgtatcatTGGCTGAAAACATTTTCACAATGGCCGAACTCTACATTAGCTTTatcaataaaactgtgtatgACAAAGTGACAGCACCACGGAACGGCTGTGTTTTTCCATGGCCACTTAATCTGATACAAAATTACTCGAAACGACGCAATACACTGCGTTTGCTGAAGGTGTATCAATGGAACGATATGACAATTGAAGATGTTATTGAAAAGGTGGAGAAATGTTGCGAGACATTAACCTTGAAACTCGAAGAATCACCCGACACACCGTTCTTTTACTCCGATCAACCATGCGAATTGGACGCTATTGCCTTTGGACATCTTTTTGCTATTATAACAACGGATTTGCCAAATATGGCACTTGCACAGACAGTGCGAAAATTCAAACGTTTGGTAGAGTTCTGCCAATTTATTGatggaaaatatttccaaatgag TAAATGA
- the LOC105217219 gene encoding vacuolar protein-sorting-associated protein 36: protein MNRFEYVEARLHDDETFVSRDRNVKIYDGDHKTEYEEGEVVLTTHRLFWGRPGEIARAATTLCLSLRHVISLSEETASSYFFGRKTRYILYLREPPPDKAPGPIDHSPHGHIKLSGKNGLTQEFGSALRQTIEARIWEVIVIPKPLSVASNSPNSRSGDNPAQLRLKMRTGIGGIERSIEAKAKETDENIALAFQDLNVLMAMAKDMVAISKVISTKIREQKGEISDDETVRFKSYLLSLGIEDPVTRDNFSSNSEYFRSLAQQICELLLDPIEEQGGMMSLADVYCRVNRARGLELLSAEDLLHACQQLNGPIKLRKFPSGAMVLQLESQDDELVAADTLEKVKMSNSLAVEELAKDLGISLLLAKERLLAAERLGKVCRDESIEGLRFYPNLLLYRDIDS, encoded by the exons ATGAACCGATTTGAATATGTGGAAGCTCGATTGCATGATGATGAAACTTTTGTGAGTCGTGATCGTAATGTGAAAATTTATGATGGAGATCATAAA ACAGAGTATGAAGAAGGTGAGGTTGTTCTCACTACGCATCGTCTCTTTTGGGGCCGTCCAGGTGAAATTGCGCGTGCTGCCACTACACTTTGCCTTTCTCTACGACATGTGATATCGCTCAGTGAAGAAACAGCCAGTTCTTACTTTTTTGGACGTAAGActcgttatatattatatttacgtgAGCCGCCACCAGATAAAGCGCCAGGCCCAATAGATCACAGTCCGCATGGTCATATCAAGTTATCGGGTAAAAATGGATTGACACAAGAATTCGGTAGTGCATTACGACAAACAATTGAGGCCAGAATTTGGGAAGTAATCGTAATACCAAAACCACTTTCGGTTGCGAGTAATTCACCAAATTCACGTAGTGGTGACAATCCAGCACAATTGCGTTTGAAAATGCGTACTGGCATCGGTGGTATTGAGCGTTCCATTGAAGCTAAAGCGAAAGAAACGGATGAAAATATAGCTTTAGCCTTTCAAGATCTTAATGTACTAATGGCAATGGCCAAGGATATGGTAGCCATATCGAAGGTGATAAGTACAAAAATACGTGAACAAAAGGGAGAAATTTCCGATGACGAGACCGTGCGTTTCAAATCTTATCTGTTGAGCTTGGGTATTGAAGACCCGGTGACACGAGATAATTTCAGCAGCAATTCGGAATATTTTCGCAGTTTAGCGCAACAAATATGTGAACTGCTTTTGGATCCTATCGAG GAACAAGGTGGCATGATGTCGCTGGCCGATGTGTATTGTCGTGTAAATCGTGCACGTGGCTTAGAATTACTTTCTGCGGAAGATTTGCTACACGCCTGTCAGCAACTAAATGGACCTATAAAACTACGCAAATTTCCCAGCGGTGCAATGGTATTGCAATTAGAATCACAAGATGATGAACTAGTGGCTGCTGATACGCTAGAAAAGGTGAAAATGTCAAATTCATTAGCTGTTGAAGAACTGGCAAAAGATCTCGGTATTTCATTGCTGTTGGCAAAGGAGCGTTTGCTTGCTGCTGAACGTTTGGGAAAAGTGTGTCGTGATGAATCAATAGAAGGTTTACGCTTCTATCCGAATTTGCTGCTATATCGCGATATTGATAGTTGA